The following coding sequences lie in one Kamptonema formosum PCC 6407 genomic window:
- a CDS encoding UDP-3-O-acyl-N-acetylglucosamine deacetylase, with protein sequence MSVDKQYTLADEFQISGIGLHSGVQVSVRVLPAIADTGRYFVRIDTPGFLVIPACIEAVSQTTLSTELSNGNVAVRTVEHLLAALAAMGVDNARIEIDGPELPLLDGSAKNWVEAIATVGLVFVSKQARGYEDTQDGEDLAPPLPSSSAPPLKSPIWVRQGDAFAAALPAPETRFSYGIDFDSPAIGNQWYSWSPEVESFADAIAPARTFALAHQIDQLRQAGLIKGGSLDNALVCDGTGWLNPPLRFPNEPVRHKILDLVGDLSLLGTLPQAHYLAYKASHNLHIQLAKAIGSQP encoded by the coding sequence ATGTCTGTTGACAAACAGTACACTTTAGCAGACGAATTTCAAATTTCGGGGATTGGTCTGCACAGCGGCGTGCAGGTGAGCGTCCGAGTTTTACCTGCGATCGCAGATACAGGGCGCTATTTTGTCCGCATTGACACCCCCGGTTTTCTCGTCATTCCAGCTTGCATCGAAGCAGTAAGCCAAACCACTCTCTCGACTGAACTAAGCAATGGAAATGTCGCTGTCCGCACTGTGGAGCATTTGTTAGCAGCTTTAGCTGCTATGGGAGTTGACAACGCCCGCATTGAAATTGACGGCCCCGAACTTCCCTTACTCGACGGTTCAGCCAAAAACTGGGTAGAGGCGATCGCTACTGTCGGATTAGTCTTTGTTAGCAAGCAAGCGAGAGGATATGAAGATACGCAAGATGGAGAAGATCTAGCCCCCCCGCTCCCTAGCTCCTCCGCCCCCCCGCTCAAGAGTCCCATCTGGGTTCGCCAAGGGGATGCTTTTGCCGCAGCCTTACCAGCACCGGAAACTCGTTTTAGCTATGGAATTGATTTTGATAGCCCTGCCATTGGCAATCAATGGTACAGTTGGTCGCCAGAGGTAGAGAGTTTTGCAGACGCGATCGCCCCCGCTCGCACCTTTGCCCTCGCCCATCAAATAGATCAACTTCGGCAAGCAGGTTTAATTAAAGGTGGTAGCCTTGATAATGCCCTTGTCTGCGATGGCACTGGATGGCTCAATCCACCCTTAAGATTTCCAAATGAACCAGTCCGTCATAAAATTTTAGACTTAGTAGGGGATCTGAGTTTGCTAGGAACTTTGCCTCAAGCTCACTACCTGGCCTACAAAGCCAGCCATAACCTTCACATCCAACTCGCTAAAGCGATCGGCTCTCAGCCATGA
- the fabZ gene encoding 3-hydroxyacyl-ACP dehydratase FabZ has product MSTLTDANTTNASTAEPVHTQNGQVAPVNTILTAEEIHKLLPHRYPFALVDRIVEYIPGERAVGIKNVTFNEPHFQGHFPGRPIMPGVLIVEAMAQVGGVVLSQLPNVEQGLFMFAGIDKVRFRRPVVPGDRLVMTVQLLCVKRRRFGKVEARAEVDGQRVCEGELMFSIVD; this is encoded by the coding sequence ATGTCCACGCTGACTGACGCAAACACAACGAATGCTTCTACTGCCGAACCCGTCCACACCCAAAATGGTCAGGTTGCCCCTGTTAACACGATTCTCACTGCCGAAGAAATTCACAAACTATTGCCCCACCGCTATCCCTTTGCGCTGGTAGACAGGATAGTAGAGTACATACCAGGGGAACGGGCAGTGGGGATCAAGAATGTAACTTTTAACGAGCCACATTTTCAAGGACATTTCCCCGGTCGTCCGATCATGCCTGGGGTCTTGATTGTAGAAGCGATGGCTCAAGTTGGCGGCGTGGTACTCTCTCAGCTACCCAACGTGGAGCAAGGATTATTTATGTTTGCCGGCATTGATAAAGTCCGGTTTCGCCGTCCCGTTGTACCAGGCGATCGCTTGGTCATGACTGTACAACTACTGTGCGTTAAGCGTCGTCGCTTTGGTAAAGTCGAGGCCCGTGCTGAAGTTGACGGTCAACGAGTCTGTGAAGGAGAACTGATGTTCTCCATCGTTGATTAA